The Sulfurospirillum diekertiae genomic sequence ATTTTAGAAGCACTTTTAAAAAACTCTGACATTGAAGTTATACTATTAGTGACACAAGAAGATAAGCCTGTTGGGCGAAGACAGACACTCACTCCTCCTCATATCAAAACATGGCTTTTAGAACACGATTTACATGTAGAAATTTATCAGCCAAAATCTTTACGCACAGAAGAGGCACATGTAAAAATAGCGCGTTTAAAGCCTGATTATATTGTGGTGGCGGCGTATGGGCAGATATTACCTAAAGAAGTCCTTTCCATTGCTCCTTGCATTAACTTGCATGCATCACTACTCCCAAAATATAGAGGTGCAAGTCCAATTCAATCAACACTGTTAGCCAATGAAACTTATGCAGGCGTGACCTCCATGCTTATGGCAGAAGGTTTAGATACAGGTGCTATGTTAGGATTTACATATCTGAAAATTAAACCAGAGCATAATGCTCCTATGCTCTTTGACCTCCTGGCGGATGTAGCGGCCAAGCTAACCAT encodes the following:
- the fmt gene encoding methionyl-tRNA formyltransferase, with amino-acid sequence MRIVFMGTPAYATTILEALLKNSDIEVILLVTQEDKPVGRRQTLTPPHIKTWLLEHDLHVEIYQPKSLRTEEAHVKIARLKPDYIVVAAYGQILPKEVLSIAPCINLHASLLPKYRGASPIQSTLLANETYAGVTSMLMAEGLDTGAMLGFTYLKIKPEHNAPMLFDLLADVAAKLTIMTLQNFPLLAPLAQVNANATHCKKIKKEDGLVSFDQRAQSIATQYKALTPWPGVFLESGLKLLDLEFYSDEEETLVGVIKEIKAEGIVVTCKEGTLLLKTLQPISKNAMNAVDYIRGKRLNCGHTLV